The sequence CGTCGCGGCGCTCGTTGAGGCGCTCAAGGCGGTGTGGGCGGTGGTAGAAGACCTCGTGGCCAAAGTGGAGGGTCTGGCGACGCTAGTGAAGACCCAGCGCACCGAGACCGAAACCCTCTGCGTCGGCGAGACCTGCATCACCGAAGCCGAGCTGCAGATTCTGCTGCGCGACGCAGACGTTCCCGAGAGCGCTCCCCGTGAAGATGGTCCGTCGGATGCGGAACCCGAAGAAGGATCGGACGAGGAGCCCTTGGACTCCGGAGAGCAGCCGGTTTCTGACAACGAGGCCGATGACGGCAGCGGCGAGGAGTCCAGCGGAGATGCTCCGCCGGAAGCGTCTGTTGGTGACGAGGAAGAAAGCCCGGCTGAGGTGCCCTCTGAAGGCGACCCAGAGCCCGCTGGTGACGGTGATGCCGCCAGCGAGGAGTCTGCTCCTGCCGACGATGGCGCGTCTGGGGACGATGCCCCGGCGGCAGAGTAGGCGGCAGGAGTCTTCTGCTCGGGTCGGTGCCCTGCTCTGCTTGGGCTAGCTGAGTCTGGCGACCAGATTCGGGATTCGGTAGAGGTCAGACTGGCGAACCGTGCAGTTAAAACCGAGAGTCGCGAGATCGGCGCGGTGCGCGGCGACGGCGGAATCTTCCAGTCTCGGATCGAGCACGATCTCGTCAAAGAGCAAGAGCGGGTCGAGCGGGTAGAAAAACCGGTCTTCAGCGCTGCTGCGCTTGTTTGGGCTAAGGTAAATCAAGCGCACCTCGCTCTCGTGCGAGAACGCGAGGCGCTTGAGGAGCAAGGTCTTGCACTGGTTCACCCCGGAGGTGTCGAACGCGGCCGCGTTAACAAACTTTGGGTCGGTTATCGAGGCGCGGATAGCATCCTCAGAATGGTACGAGACTTTTCCGATGAAGCAGGATATGTCCCGGAACTTGCCCTCGCTCTTGTAGAGGCCGGACAGAAGCTTTCGCGGCGTGCAGCGAACCCGGACGCCGTCTTTCTCGTGGCTGTAGATTCGCCACATCGCGTCGGTTTCCTCGGCGTCGGTCCAGCATTGGCCGTAGAGGTCGTCTCGCATCCCGAAACCGATGCGGTTCCCGTGCTCGTCGAGGGCGGTGGCCGAGAACAGGAAGTTCTCGAAGGGGTCGTCCCAAAGCTTGGTGCGGACGAGGCAGTTTTTCTTGCCTGTGGCCATTTCACGCAGCCGCGCGAACGGCATGAAGCGGTAGATAGGCGCGTCGATCTTCGACTGGTCGTCCCAGTTGAGGAAGTTGTTGGATGGTGGTCTAGAGGTCGTGTTTTTCGTGCTCATGTATGTATTTAGTCTCCAGCCGCGAAAAAATAATCGGCGACGGTGAAATTTCTTTCTGGCGGGTCAATCGGTCGGTGTGAAAGTGGGCTGTCGTGGTTCAATTTCACAATTTCGGCCTACTGCTCGTCGCGGCCTGGATGTCGGTCGGGCTAGGCCTGACCGGCTTGGAAGCCAGCGAAATCACAGGGAAGGTGGTCGGCGTGCACGACGGCGACTCGCTCACGCTCCTCACGCCAGACAAAACGCAGATCAAGGTCCGGCTCGAAGGCATCGACGCGCCCGAGCTGAAGCAGCCGTTCGGGGCAGCCTCCAAGAAGGCGCTCTCCGACTTGGTGTTTGGTAAGACTGTGCGGCTGGAGGAAACCGGGAAGGACCGCTACAGGCGGACGCTCGGGAACATCTTCGTCGGCGATGTCTGGGTGAACCTCGCCATGGTCGAGAGGGGAATGGCGTGGTTCTTCGTGAAGTACAGCAAAGAGGCCACGCTCGAATCAGCAGAGATCAAAGCCCGCAAGATGCGATTGGGTCTGTGGGGCGGCAAAGACCAGACCGCCCCGTGGGAATGGAGGAAGAGCAAGTAGCTCAGGGGAGCGTCACAGCCTCTTGAAAACCGGGTCGCCTGATGCGTCCAGAGGGTAATGGCTGCATGGGATGGTCTTTAGAAGCGGCAGGAGGTTTGATGGCGAGAGCGTCGCGGTGGAGCCTCGGTAGTCGAGTCTTGCGTGCGGCGCTTTGCCGGACCAGCCGGTCAACAGTTGCACCGCATAGCCGACTGCGGCAGACGCGAGAATGCCGTTCGGCCACACGACTTGCGGTTGCTTGCCCGCGCCGTAGCCCTGCGCCTCCTCGGCCAGGTTTTCCGGTGTGAGCACGCGAAGGCAGTGCAGGCACGACTCGCCGGGCAACGAAAGGGCGACCTGACCGCTGATTTCGTTTCGGTCGGGCAGCACCATCATTCCAATGTCTATGAGCGGAATCTGGTGGGAGCGGCAAAACGCCTCCAAGTCGCGTCTGGCGCGAAATGAATCCAGGCAGCCGAAGACGATGTCGCATTCTCGCAACTGCTCGCGCTTTTCCTCCCACGAGGCGGGCGCATCGCTGAGCACAGCAGACGAGTGGAGCGCCTTGATGAGGCGCGCTGCGATAGCGGTCTTGTGCCTGCGCTTGATCGCGTCGCGCATCGTTGCCCCGATGAGCCTGTTGAGGTTGGTCTTCTCGGTCCGGTCATCGTCGCAGAGGACCAGGTTGAGAAACCCGATATGTGCTAGCTGCTGGCATACATGAGAGCCGCCCCCGCCAAGGCCAACGACTCCAATGCGTGCTTTCGAGAAAATGGCTTGAGAGTCTTCGCCGAGGAAACTCTGCCGGTCATAGTCAACGGCCTCAAATGGCCTCAAGAAGTCTAGAAATCCGCGCTTCCGTGGCGGCGGAGAACGGTCTGGGAGGAGCATCGGAAACCCGACAACCGAGAAGTCTTGGATTGGGGCAATGCTCGAACCCGGCGCAATCACTTCGCCGCACATTCCGTCCTCAGAGAGCACCGCCCACCCGTGAAATGATGAGGCGTGCGCGTTGGCCAAACTCTGTGCGACTCGCGGCCCCTCCCGGCAATCGACGGCGCTCGCCACCGGGACCCCACTTCGCCCGTGCGTGTGAACCCAGAGCTGGCCGACACCTCCTCCAATGGATCTCCCCATTGCCTGTCTGATTGCCTCTCCGCCAATCCTTCCCCCGCAGTGAGGGTCGCGGATGTAGAGGTCGTCGGCAATCTCGTGGTAATCCGTGGCAAGCAGGACGGTGTGGTTGTTCCGGGTTGACCTGCGGAGCGAAAAGAAGCCAAGCCTTTCGTGCGCGAAAGGGTGGGGGCGCTCAAGGTCGTCTAAGCCTTTGGCGAGCAGACTGCGTGATATCTTGAGGGTCACTTTCATTCACGGAATGCGGCCAGATGATCAATCACCATCTGCGCAAGGCTTAGCCCTGCCTTTGTTTTCCAGGAGACAGCCCACCATGTTTGACCCAGAATATGGCTCCCGGTGTTTGGGTTCCAGTTGGTGCCCTTCCCTCTGTGCGCGACTTTTTGGTCCAAGAACAGGCGCGACGGATAGCCGTCACGGTCATGGGGGCAAAGCAGCACTTTCACCTCACGCGGCTGGCAGTGCTCAGGGAGCGTGAACTGTTCGATGAGAACAAATTCGACGCCGCCTTCCGAGGCCAACGACAGGTTTGGAAAGAGAGCCTTAAGCTCTGCGATCTGTTGGGCGTCGGGCATTGTCAGCTCGCTCCTCCGCTGGGGCAGTGGCTCGCGAAAACCTCGCCGCCCTTGATGTCGATGCGAGCGTTGTGGTCGAGCGGTTTGAGTTCGGTGCCAACGAGTTGGCACAGGACATCGCTTTGGGGAATGTTGGGATTCGGGATCGTCTTGATCTGCGCCACCGGGTGGATTCCGGGCCGCACCTCGTAGGGGGTGTTGTTGATCGTAATGGTGACCTTTTCGGGGCCGCGATTGTCGGGTTTATCTTCTGGTTTCATAAATGCTTGTCTTGAGGTTTCAGGAGGTTGGATTGTGGATTAGCCAATCGGCGGACACTGATCCGGGCCGTAGGTGTTTCGCTCGCGGATTTGGCCGTTCTTCGCGTGGATGAACATCTCGCTTTTCTGGTTTTGAGCGATGGTCCGTGCGGCACCGATAGCTGCCGTTTGCGTCGTGTGACGCGAAGTCACGCGTTCGCTGCCTTCTGCTCTGACTGCCCAGGCCCCCTTGTGAGGGACCACATGCTGATTGTTGGACTGCTTCGGGTTCATTTTTTTCTTGTAGGGGATGGGGTTTGGTGTCTTTATTGCGTTCGTGAAATCGTTTCACTGGTATTACATATAGACTCCCCGTGAAGGCGTGCAAGGATTTTTTTCATCAATGAAACACATTCACTAAAGAAACAAAATGGCAGAATCACACGAAATCGACCTGAAGAAGCTGGCGGCACTAGTATCAAGAAAGCGAGGCGGGCGGCCCCTGCGGGATGTTGCCGCCGAAATTGGCGGTGTCAGCGCACCAACCCTGTCGAGGGTTGAGAAAGGAAATGTCCCCGATGTGGACACCTTCATGCGGCTCTGCCGCTGGCTGGAAGCTTCCCCTGACGATTTCCAGACACGCGCCTCAGAGCGAACTGTTGGGGCTGAAATCAGTTCTCCAGAACGCATCTGCGCGTTCCTTCGTGCGGACAGAACTTTGCAGCCGGACAC is a genomic window of Prosthecobacter debontii containing:
- a CDS encoding thermonuclease family protein; translation: MVQFHNFGLLLVAAWMSVGLGLTGLEASEITGKVVGVHDGDSLTLLTPDKTQIKVRLEGIDAPELKQPFGAASKKALSDLVFGKTVRLEETGKDRYRRTLGNIFVGDVWVNLAMVERGMAWFFVKYSKEATLESAEIKARKMRLGLWGGKDQTAPWEWRKSK
- a CDS encoding DUF2971 domain-containing protein — encoded protein: MSTKNTTSRPPSNNFLNWDDQSKIDAPIYRFMPFARLREMATGKKNCLVRTKLWDDPFENFLFSATALDEHGNRIGFGMRDDLYGQCWTDAEETDAMWRIYSHEKDGVRVRCTPRKLLSGLYKSEGKFRDISCFIGKVSYHSEDAIRASITDPKFVNAAAFDTSGVNQCKTLLLKRLAFSHESEVRLIYLSPNKRSSAEDRFFYPLDPLLLFDEIVLDPRLEDSAVAAHRADLATLGFNCTVRQSDLYRIPNLVARLS
- a CDS encoding DUF2188 domain-containing protein, which translates into the protein MNPKQSNNQHVVPHKGAWAVRAEGSERVTSRHTTQTAAIGAARTIAQNQKSEMFIHAKNGQIRERNTYGPDQCPPIG
- a CDS encoding helix-turn-helix domain-containing protein, which translates into the protein MAESHEIDLKKLAALVSRKRGGRPLRDVAAEIGGVSAPTLSRVEKGNVPDVDTFMRLCRWLEASPDDFQTRASERTVGAEISSPERICAFLRADRTLQPDTAKALATMIELAYKGMKGGGIQ
- a CDS encoding HesA/MoeB/ThiF family protein gives rise to the protein MKVTLKISRSLLAKGLDDLERPHPFAHERLGFFSLRRSTRNNHTVLLATDYHEIADDLYIRDPHCGGRIGGEAIRQAMGRSIGGGVGQLWVHTHGRSGVPVASAVDCREGPRVAQSLANAHASSFHGWAVLSEDGMCGEVIAPGSSIAPIQDFSVVGFPMLLPDRSPPPRKRGFLDFLRPFEAVDYDRQSFLGEDSQAIFSKARIGVVGLGGGGSHVCQQLAHIGFLNLVLCDDDRTEKTNLNRLIGATMRDAIKRRHKTAIAARLIKALHSSAVLSDAPASWEEKREQLRECDIVFGCLDSFRARRDLEAFCRSHQIPLIDIGMMVLPDRNEISGQVALSLPGESCLHCLRVLTPENLAEEAQGYGAGKQPQVVWPNGILASAAVGYAVQLLTGWSGKAPHARLDYRGSTATLSPSNLLPLLKTIPCSHYPLDASGDPVFKRL